From one Polynucleobacter sp. UK-FUSCHL-C3 genomic stretch:
- the alaS gene encoding alanine--tRNA ligase: MKVSDIRQAYLDYFASKGHQIVASSPVVPGDDPTLLFTNAGMNQFKDVFLGFDKRPYQRATSSQKCIRAGGKHNDLDNVGYTARHHTFFEMLGNFSFGDYFKQDAIQYAWELLTEVFKLPKDKLWVTVYAEDDEAYDIWFKQIGVPKERIVRIGDNKGSRYASDNFWMMGDTGPCGPCTEIFYDHGAEIPGGPPGSPDEDGDRFIEVWNNVFMQFNRDEAGEMHLLPKPSVDTGMGLERIAAVLQHVHSNYEIDLFIHLLQAAKQAVDDAGAKNCDPDSPSLKVIADHIRACSFVVVDGVIPGNAGRGYVLRRIARRAIRHGYKLGARQPFFHKLVPALVAEMGDAYPELRQAQTKVMDVLKQEEERFFQTISNGMEILEGALAKGAKVLDGDTAFRLHDTFGFPLDLTADVCRERSVSVDSNGFEIAMQKQRDQARAAGKFKMAQGLEYHGEATQFHGYDSLQVQDARVTALYRDGSPVDHIKPGESAVVVINQTPFYAESGGQVGDQGELRSDRAQFIVADTFKIQADVFGHQGELQEGELKVGDIVQARVDGSIRVKTVRNHSATHLLHKALREVLGDHVQQKGSLVDADKTRFDFTHTAPLSKAEINRIEQIVNQEILANTASSATVMAIEDAQKTGAMMLFGEKYGERVRVLEIGSSKELCGGTHVQRTGDIGSFKIVSESGVAAGIRRLEAVTGSNVLDFLQTLESRINEATQILKAAPHELAPRVTQLQDNIRQLERELERVSSKLAASQGDDLLSKASDHGGLKVLAAQLDTADAKVLRETMDTLKTKLKSAVIVLASVQDGKVSLIAGVTSDVSNRIKAGDLVNFVAQQVGGKGGGKPEMAMAGGTDPSGLAKALAGVDAWVAERV, from the coding sequence ATGAAAGTCTCTGATATACGCCAAGCCTACCTCGATTATTTCGCCTCCAAGGGTCACCAAATCGTGGCATCCAGCCCCGTTGTTCCCGGGGATGACCCCACCCTTTTGTTTACCAATGCCGGCATGAACCAATTCAAGGATGTCTTTCTTGGCTTTGACAAGCGCCCTTATCAGCGAGCCACGAGCTCCCAAAAATGCATCCGCGCCGGCGGTAAGCACAATGATCTAGACAATGTTGGTTATACCGCTAGGCACCATACCTTTTTTGAGATGCTGGGCAATTTTTCGTTCGGAGATTATTTCAAGCAAGATGCGATTCAATATGCTTGGGAGTTATTAACCGAAGTTTTTAAACTCCCAAAAGATAAATTGTGGGTAACGGTCTACGCCGAGGATGATGAAGCGTACGACATTTGGTTCAAGCAAATCGGAGTTCCCAAAGAACGAATTGTGCGAATTGGGGATAACAAAGGCTCGCGTTATGCATCGGATAACTTTTGGATGATGGGCGATACAGGCCCCTGTGGTCCTTGTACCGAAATTTTCTATGACCATGGCGCCGAGATCCCTGGAGGACCTCCAGGAAGCCCTGATGAGGATGGAGATCGTTTCATTGAGGTTTGGAATAACGTCTTCATGCAATTTAATCGTGATGAAGCGGGTGAAATGCATCTTTTACCAAAACCCAGCGTAGATACGGGTATGGGTCTTGAGCGAATTGCTGCGGTCTTGCAGCATGTTCACTCTAATTATGAGATTGATCTCTTTATTCATCTCTTGCAAGCAGCCAAGCAGGCAGTCGATGATGCGGGGGCAAAAAACTGTGACCCTGATAGCCCTTCGCTCAAAGTGATTGCAGATCATATTCGGGCTTGCAGTTTTGTTGTGGTTGACGGTGTGATTCCCGGAAATGCGGGTAGGGGTTATGTGCTTCGCCGTATTGCACGACGCGCGATACGCCACGGTTATAAATTAGGCGCTCGTCAACCTTTCTTCCATAAGCTTGTACCCGCATTAGTCGCCGAAATGGGTGATGCTTACCCTGAATTGCGTCAAGCACAAACTAAGGTGATGGATGTTCTCAAGCAAGAGGAAGAGCGCTTCTTCCAAACAATCTCTAATGGGATGGAGATCTTAGAAGGCGCACTAGCAAAGGGCGCTAAGGTCTTGGATGGCGATACTGCATTTCGTTTGCATGACACCTTTGGATTTCCATTGGATTTAACCGCAGATGTTTGTCGGGAGCGCTCAGTCAGTGTTGACTCGAATGGTTTTGAGATCGCGATGCAAAAGCAACGCGATCAAGCTCGAGCCGCGGGTAAGTTCAAGATGGCCCAAGGCCTTGAGTACCATGGAGAAGCTACTCAGTTTCATGGCTATGACAGTTTGCAGGTGCAAGATGCACGGGTCACTGCGCTCTATCGAGATGGCAGTCCTGTAGATCATATTAAACCTGGCGAGAGTGCAGTCGTAGTCATTAATCAAACCCCTTTCTATGCAGAATCCGGTGGGCAAGTTGGCGATCAGGGTGAGTTACGAAGCGATCGAGCGCAATTTATCGTAGCCGATACCTTTAAGATTCAGGCCGATGTATTTGGTCACCAGGGCGAGTTACAAGAAGGTGAATTAAAGGTCGGCGATATTGTTCAGGCCCGAGTCGATGGCAGCATCCGCGTAAAAACGGTACGTAACCACAGCGCAACCCATCTCTTGCATAAAGCCTTGCGCGAGGTCTTGGGTGATCATGTGCAACAGAAGGGTTCCCTCGTCGATGCTGACAAAACTCGTTTTGATTTCACACATACTGCGCCACTCTCGAAGGCAGAAATAAATCGGATCGAGCAAATCGTTAATCAAGAGATTTTGGCAAATACCGCTAGTTCAGCGACTGTGATGGCCATCGAGGATGCACAAAAAACAGGTGCGATGATGCTATTTGGTGAGAAGTATGGTGAACGAGTTCGAGTATTAGAAATTGGCTCTTCTAAAGAGTTATGCGGTGGCACACACGTCCAGCGTACGGGTGATATTGGTAGCTTTAAAATTGTTTCAGAAAGCGGCGTTGCAGCCGGCATTAGACGGCTTGAGGCGGTCACTGGTTCGAACGTCCTGGATTTTCTGCAAACCTTAGAGTCCCGCATCAATGAAGCCACGCAGATTCTGAAAGCGGCTCCTCATGAGCTAGCACCCCGTGTGACACAGTTGCAAGACAATATCCGACAATTGGAACGTGAACTGGAGCGCGTGAGCTCTAAGCTAGCCGCTAGTCAAGGTGATGATCTATTAAGTAAAGCGAGCGATCATGGTGGGCTCAAAGTATTAGCCGCTCAGTTAGATACAGCAGACGCCAAAGTATTACGCGAGACTATGGATACTTTAAAAACAAAACTGAAGTCTGCTGTAATCGTTTTGGCATCTGTGCAAGATGGTAAGGTAAGCTTAATTGCTGGGGTCACCAGTGATGTAAGTAATCGGATTAAAGCAGGTGATTTGGTGAACTTTGTTGCTCAACAGGTAGGCGGCAAAGGTGGCGGCAAGCCTGAGATGGCCATGGCTGGAGGAACAGATCCTTCTGGTCTTGCCAAGGCCCTAGCTGGGGTCGATGCTTGGGTAGCCGAGCGAGTCTAG
- a CDS encoding tripartite tricarboxylate transporter TctB family protein — MNIRNKKDFGAGIMYMAFGLFFALNALNYKMGTAAKMGPGYFPFWLGAILTALGFYILIKSMSSKNTEESIGKWDWRIMIWISGSVALYGILLPTLGFLLSVIILVFISASASHEFSWKGTALNALFLVTFTYLAFVQGLNLQFPLFPTFLN; from the coding sequence TTGAACATCCGCAATAAGAAAGATTTCGGTGCCGGGATCATGTACATGGCCTTTGGCCTTTTCTTTGCTCTCAATGCTCTGAACTACAAAATGGGTACGGCTGCAAAAATGGGGCCTGGCTACTTTCCTTTTTGGCTTGGCGCCATTCTCACTGCCTTGGGTTTTTACATTCTTATTAAATCCATGTCCTCTAAAAATACTGAGGAGTCGATTGGAAAGTGGGATTGGCGGATTATGATCTGGATTTCTGGATCAGTTGCCTTGTACGGCATTTTATTGCCAACCCTTGGGTTTTTATTGTCGGTCATCATCTTAGTCTTCATATCCGCAAGCGCAAGTCATGAGTTCAGCTGGAAGGGGACTGCCTTGAATGCCCTATTTTTAGTGACCTTCACCTACCTTGCATTTGTTCAGGGTTTGAATCTGCAATTTCCATTATTTCCAACGTTTCTCAATTAA
- a CDS encoding tripartite tricarboxylate transporter permease, which yields MELLNNLSLGFETAFTLQNLMYCFIGCVLGTLIGVLPGLGPIATIAMLLPATYALPPIAALIMLAGIYYGSQYGGSTTAILLNIPGETSSVVTAIDGYQMAKRGRGGVALFTAGMGSFFAGCVATLILAGFAAPLAEVAFKFGPAEYFSLMVLGLIGAVVLASGSLIKAIGMILLGLLLGLVGTDVNSGVARYSFDIPQLTDGIGFVSVAMGVFGFAEIMLNLEKKGTGESFLNKVTTLIPTWVDVKRMIPSILRGTTIGSILGILPGGGAALAAFGAYTVEKKSSKHSEEFGKGAIEGVAGPESANNAAAQTSFIPLLTLGIPPNAVMALMVGAMTIHNIQPGPQVMTSNPALFWGLIASMWIGNIMLILLNLPLIGIWVKLLKIPYRLLYPAILVFCCIGVYTVNNSIFDVFITAGFGVIGYMFFKFGCEPAPLLLGFVLGPMMEENFRRALLLSRGDFTTFLTRPLSLGLLLAAAFLVVIVALPAIKKSRQEVFTEEL from the coding sequence ATGGAATTACTAAATAATCTTTCTCTGGGTTTTGAAACCGCTTTCACCCTACAAAACCTGATGTACTGTTTTATCGGTTGCGTATTAGGCACATTAATCGGTGTCCTACCTGGTCTTGGTCCCATTGCAACAATTGCCATGCTTTTGCCGGCAACCTACGCACTGCCCCCGATCGCTGCTCTGATTATGTTGGCAGGTATTTACTATGGCTCCCAATACGGAGGCTCAACTACCGCAATCTTACTTAATATTCCTGGAGAGACCTCATCGGTTGTAACTGCAATTGATGGTTATCAGATGGCTAAACGGGGACGTGGTGGCGTTGCCCTCTTTACCGCTGGTATGGGGTCATTCTTTGCGGGTTGCGTTGCCACATTGATCTTGGCTGGCTTTGCAGCTCCTCTCGCAGAGGTTGCATTTAAGTTTGGTCCTGCAGAATATTTTTCCTTGATGGTATTGGGTCTGATTGGTGCGGTTGTACTGGCATCAGGCTCCCTCATCAAAGCGATTGGAATGATTTTGCTTGGCCTGCTACTTGGTCTTGTTGGTACCGATGTGAACTCGGGTGTTGCTAGGTACTCCTTTGACATACCTCAGCTAACCGACGGAATTGGTTTCGTGTCAGTGGCCATGGGTGTATTTGGCTTTGCTGAGATCATGCTCAACCTTGAGAAAAAGGGAACTGGAGAGTCCTTCCTCAATAAAGTAACTACGCTTATTCCAACTTGGGTAGATGTGAAACGAATGATCCCCTCTATTTTGCGAGGTACTACCATTGGATCGATCCTTGGAATTTTGCCTGGCGGTGGCGCGGCCCTGGCAGCGTTTGGCGCCTACACGGTTGAGAAAAAATCCTCCAAGCACTCGGAGGAGTTCGGCAAGGGGGCAATTGAGGGTGTTGCCGGTCCAGAAAGCGCTAATAATGCAGCAGCTCAAACCTCATTTATTCCATTGCTGACCCTCGGCATTCCGCCAAATGCAGTGATGGCTTTGATGGTGGGTGCAATGACCATTCATAACATTCAGCCAGGTCCGCAAGTAATGACCAGCAATCCTGCTTTGTTCTGGGGCCTGATTGCCTCAATGTGGATTGGCAACATCATGCTCATCCTCTTGAATTTGCCTTTAATTGGTATTTGGGTGAAGTTACTGAAGATTCCGTATCGCTTACTTTATCCAGCAATTTTGGTGTTCTGTTGTATTGGCGTCTATACCGTTAACAACTCCATCTTCGATGTCTTTATCACTGCTGGGTTTGGTGTAATTGGTTATATGTTCTTCAAGTTTGGTTGCGAGCCGGCACCCCTCTTGTTAGGATTTGTATTGGGTCCAATGATGGAAGAAAACTTCCGTCGTGCTCTACTCTTATCCAGGGGCGATTTCACAACCTTCCTCACGCGCCCACTGTCTTTGGGTCTGCTGCTAGCAGCAGCCTTTTTAGTGGTAATTGTGGCTCTACCAGCCATCAAGAAAAGTCGACAAGAGGTATTTACTGAAGAGCTGTAA
- a CDS encoding glutamine--tRNA ligase/YqeY domain fusion protein: protein MSSDNAKSTGSNQPSELSNFLRQIIDHDLAKGTYLSRVDQAGKPLPAVITRFPPEPNGYLHIGHAKSICLNYGLARDYNTLASGGRCHMRLDDTNPTKEDVEYVDSILDAVRWLGFDWNHGGQEHLYYASDYFENLYKFAEILIEHGKAYVDSQSADEIHMNRGNFATPGKNSPYRDRPPSENLALFQKMRAGEFVDGSHVLRLKIDMTHPNIVMRDPVIYRIRHAHHHRTGDQWCIYPLYDFTHCISDALENVSHSICTLEFENNRPLYDWVLNALKEAGVFKGPLPRQYEFARLNLTYTITSKRKLLQLVEEKRVDGWDDPRMPTIVGIRRRGYTPESIRLFCERIGVSKADSWIDMSVLEQALRDDLDVRAPRATAVLKPLKLIIQNYPEDQKELCSAPRHPHHPELGKREFHFGRELWIEADDFQTNPAKGFFRLFPPKDGIAGGRLRLRHGFVIECIGMKLDTNNQVVEVYANYFPDSKSGTPDSNNYKVKGNIHWIRTDEAVPAEVRLYDHLFTDAHPDSGDKNFLDFINPQSKDVIQAYLEPCMSTCKADEQFQFERHGYFVADRIDSRPGQLVFNRSVGLKDSWK from the coding sequence ATGTCTTCTGATAATGCCAAATCGACCGGATCCAATCAGCCTTCTGAGCTATCTAATTTTCTACGCCAGATCATTGACCATGATTTAGCTAAGGGAACATATCTCAGCCGAGTGGATCAGGCCGGTAAGCCTTTGCCTGCTGTCATCACGCGCTTCCCTCCTGAGCCCAATGGTTATTTACACATTGGCCATGCCAAAAGCATTTGTCTGAACTACGGTTTGGCAAGGGATTACAACACCCTTGCTTCAGGTGGACGGTGCCATATGCGTCTTGACGATACGAATCCCACCAAAGAGGATGTTGAGTATGTTGATAGCATTTTGGATGCTGTCCGCTGGCTGGGCTTTGACTGGAATCATGGGGGTCAAGAGCATTTGTATTACGCCAGTGATTATTTTGAGAACTTATATAAGTTTGCAGAGATATTGATTGAGCATGGTAAGGCATATGTTGATAGTCAAAGTGCGGATGAGATTCATATGAATCGTGGAAACTTTGCTACCCCTGGTAAAAATAGCCCGTATCGAGATCGCCCGCCCTCAGAAAATCTAGCCCTCTTCCAAAAAATGCGTGCTGGAGAGTTTGTGGATGGCAGTCATGTATTGCGTCTCAAAATCGATATGACGCATCCGAATATTGTGATGCGTGATCCTGTGATCTACCGTATTCGCCATGCCCATCATCATCGCACTGGGGATCAATGGTGTATTTATCCTTTGTATGATTTCACCCACTGCATCTCCGATGCTCTTGAGAACGTCTCGCACTCTATCTGCACTCTAGAGTTTGAAAACAATCGCCCTCTCTATGATTGGGTCTTAAACGCCTTGAAAGAAGCTGGGGTATTTAAGGGTCCGCTTCCCCGTCAATACGAATTTGCCCGTCTTAATCTGACCTACACGATTACCAGTAAGCGCAAGCTATTGCAGCTTGTTGAAGAAAAACGGGTGGATGGTTGGGATGATCCTCGCATGCCAACCATTGTTGGGATTCGGCGTCGTGGCTATACCCCAGAGAGTATTCGCTTATTTTGTGAACGCATTGGCGTCTCTAAAGCCGATAGCTGGATTGATATGAGCGTCCTGGAACAAGCCCTGCGGGATGATTTGGATGTACGTGCGCCACGCGCAACTGCGGTACTCAAGCCGCTCAAACTAATCATCCAGAACTATCCTGAGGATCAGAAAGAATTGTGCTCTGCTCCTCGCCATCCGCACCATCCAGAATTAGGTAAACGGGAGTTTCATTTTGGTCGAGAGCTTTGGATTGAGGCTGATGACTTCCAAACTAATCCTGCAAAGGGATTCTTTCGTTTATTCCCACCCAAAGATGGTATTGCAGGTGGGCGACTTCGCCTAAGACACGGCTTTGTGATTGAGTGTATCGGTATGAAACTAGACACCAACAATCAAGTCGTCGAGGTTTATGCCAATTACTTCCCCGATAGCAAAAGTGGCACGCCGGATTCTAATAACTATAAGGTAAAGGGCAACATTCATTGGATACGCACAGATGAAGCGGTGCCAGCAGAAGTTCGCCTCTACGATCATCTGTTTACAGATGCGCACCCTGATAGTGGCGATAAAAACTTTTTAGACTTTATCAATCCTCAATCAAAGGATGTTATTCAAGCTTATCTAGAGCCCTGCATGAGCACGTGCAAAGCAGATGAACAGTTTCAGTTTGAGCGGCATGGCTATTTTGTTGCTGATCGAATAGATAGCCGACCTGGTCAGCTTGTTTTTAATCGCAGCGTTGGGCTAAAAGATAGCTGGAAATAA
- a CDS encoding SDR family oxidoreductase — translation MTSICSAFRRPRILIIGCGDIGQRVVTQLLSGPNAHLGKTYAKPKIFALSSSPERFAELRQQGITPIGGDLDHPETLWRIARLASNVIHLAPPQNEGEHDLRTRNLIQILSQGAGSVRRFVYVSTTGVYGNRHGDYVDESSPPLATSQRAKRRMDAESVLRHWAIHQGVNLSILRVPGIYGPNRLPIERLNAKTPALTSEEDAYSNHIHADDLARLILGALFIGKPQRIVNACDGSEQKMGDYFDAVAMALNLPKPQRLSREEVRTAVSPMLWSFMSESRRVRNKRLPELKRKLLYPTVADYLKTLKR, via the coding sequence ATGACCTCTATCTGTTCCGCATTTCGTCGTCCTAGAATCCTCATCATTGGGTGCGGGGATATTGGGCAGCGCGTTGTTACGCAACTACTATCAGGCCCGAATGCCCATCTAGGTAAGACGTATGCCAAACCAAAAATCTTTGCCCTCAGCTCAAGCCCAGAGCGTTTTGCAGAGCTGCGACAGCAGGGAATCACACCCATCGGGGGCGACCTTGATCATCCTGAGACTTTATGGCGAATTGCCCGCTTAGCATCGAATGTGATTCATTTGGCGCCACCTCAAAATGAAGGTGAACACGATTTACGTACTCGCAACCTAATTCAAATTTTATCTCAGGGGGCGGGATCTGTCAGACGCTTTGTCTACGTCAGCACTACAGGGGTGTATGGCAATCGTCATGGTGATTATGTGGATGAGAGCAGCCCTCCTTTGGCAACCAGCCAGCGTGCCAAGCGGCGTATGGATGCGGAATCTGTTTTGCGACATTGGGCAATTCATCAGGGTGTCAATCTCAGCATTTTGAGGGTGCCTGGGATTTATGGCCCCAATCGCTTGCCGATTGAGCGATTAAATGCAAAAACACCCGCTCTTACATCTGAAGAGGATGCGTATTCCAACCACATTCATGCAGATGATTTAGCAAGACTCATTCTTGGAGCTCTCTTTATTGGAAAACCTCAACGGATTGTAAATGCATGTGACGGTAGCGAGCAAAAGATGGGAGACTATTTTGATGCAGTAGCTATGGCACTGAATTTGCCGAAACCACAACGCTTATCTCGAGAAGAAGTCAGGACTGCAGTAAGTCCTATGCTTTGGTCCTTTATGTCTGAATCACGGCGCGTTCGAAATAAACGACTGCCAGAGTTAAAACGTAAATTACTCTACCCGACAGTAGCTGACTACCTAAAGACTCTTAAAAGATAG
- a CDS encoding CDP-6-deoxy-delta-3,4-glucoseen reductase has protein sequence MSYQVELKTSGKTFSVEADETVLEAALRQSINLPYGCKNGACGSCKGRLLTGKITHGDHSQSALSPADETAGATLLCCAHPQTDLLIEVREVQGGGDIPVRKVPCRINTIKFASDDVAILQLQLPASERFQFLAGQYLEFLLKDNKRRAYSIASAPHEEGPLELHIRHLPGGLFTDPLFGQTADGKQIKEKDILRFEGPLGSFFLREDSKKPIIFLASGTGFAPIKAMLTSIQNKKIDREIHFYWGGRRPKDLYMDSLCQEFTHTIPGFHYTPVISEALPEDAWQGRTGFVHRAVMHDFSDLSPYQVYACGAPIVITAARTDFVKECRLPEEEFFADSFTSEADLVSA, from the coding sequence TTGTCCTACCAAGTTGAGCTAAAAACGAGTGGTAAAACATTTTCGGTGGAAGCCGATGAAACCGTTCTAGAAGCAGCTCTTCGCCAAAGCATCAACCTTCCCTATGGTTGTAAAAATGGAGCTTGCGGCTCTTGTAAAGGAAGGCTCCTTACAGGAAAAATTACCCATGGGGACCATAGTCAGAGCGCTCTGAGTCCTGCCGATGAAACTGCGGGCGCCACTCTTTTATGCTGTGCCCACCCTCAGACTGACCTGCTGATTGAAGTTCGGGAAGTTCAGGGTGGAGGGGATATTCCCGTTCGTAAGGTCCCCTGTCGTATTAACACTATTAAGTTTGCCAGCGATGATGTTGCCATTTTGCAATTGCAACTTCCCGCTAGTGAGCGCTTTCAATTTCTGGCGGGACAATATTTAGAGTTTTTGCTCAAAGACAATAAACGTCGTGCTTACTCGATTGCGAGCGCACCCCATGAGGAGGGGCCACTCGAATTGCATATTCGTCATCTGCCTGGTGGTTTATTTACTGATCCCCTATTTGGACAGACAGCGGATGGCAAACAAATTAAAGAAAAGGATATTTTGCGCTTTGAGGGTCCTCTTGGTAGCTTCTTCTTGCGTGAAGACTCTAAAAAGCCAATTATCTTTTTAGCATCCGGCACAGGATTTGCGCCCATTAAAGCGATGCTGACATCCATCCAAAATAAGAAGATTGATCGGGAGATCCATTTTTACTGGGGTGGTAGGCGCCCAAAGGATTTATACATGGATTCTCTCTGCCAAGAATTTACCCACACTATCCCGGGCTTTCATTACACCCCCGTAATATCAGAGGCTCTTCCTGAAGACGCATGGCAGGGTCGCACTGGCTTTGTGCACCGTGCCGTCATGCATGATTTCTCAGATCTAAGCCCTTATCAAGTCTATGCTTGCGGGGCACCGATTGTAATTACCGCAGCCCGCACTGATTTTGTCAAAGAGTGCCGTCTGCCCGAAGAGGAGTTTTTTGCCGATTCCTTCACTAGTGAGGCGGATCTAGTAAGCGCCTAA
- a CDS encoding acetylornithine transaminase translates to MNKPADHHPVDAHSVMYITKRPDIVMVEGSGSWLTDQNGKRYLDFLQGWAVNCLGHCNPGVVNALHQQAQKLINPSPAFYNGPMIRLSDLLTANSCFDKVFFANSGAEANEGAIKLARKWGQLHKNGAYEIITFDHSFHGRTLATMSASGKPGWDTMFAPQVPGFPKANLNDIESVKKCITDKTVAIMLEPVQGEGGVIPCDDSFMRELRQLTQENNLLLIVDEVQAGFGRTGTLFAYQHFGIEPDIMTLGKGIGGGVPLAALLCTDEVACFVPGDQGGTYNGNALMTAVGISVIDQLLAPGFLQSVITKGELLQSELLKLSSEFGLKGERGKGLLRALMLGKDIGGKLVDLARDLEPEGLLINSPRPDLLRFMPALTVSNDEIRQMCAILRMLLKKVV, encoded by the coding sequence ATGAACAAACCAGCTGACCATCATCCTGTTGACGCCCATTCGGTGATGTACATCACCAAACGTCCCGACATCGTCATGGTGGAAGGGAGTGGCTCGTGGCTTACCGACCAAAATGGCAAGCGCTATTTAGATTTCTTACAAGGTTGGGCGGTCAATTGTTTGGGGCACTGCAATCCCGGGGTCGTGAACGCCTTGCATCAACAAGCCCAAAAACTAATTAATCCAAGCCCTGCGTTTTACAACGGGCCGATGATTCGTTTATCGGATCTCTTAACCGCAAATAGCTGCTTTGATAAAGTTTTCTTCGCGAACAGTGGTGCCGAGGCTAATGAGGGTGCAATCAAGCTCGCCAGAAAGTGGGGGCAACTCCATAAAAATGGTGCCTACGAAATCATTACTTTTGACCATAGTTTCCATGGACGCACGTTGGCAACTATGAGCGCCTCGGGTAAGCCTGGCTGGGATACGATGTTTGCACCTCAAGTTCCAGGTTTTCCAAAAGCAAACCTAAACGATATAGAGTCAGTGAAGAAATGCATCACGGATAAGACTGTGGCGATCATGCTTGAGCCAGTTCAGGGTGAGGGTGGGGTCATCCCTTGCGATGATTCATTTATGCGCGAGCTTCGCCAACTGACACAAGAGAATAATCTACTGCTGATCGTTGATGAGGTTCAAGCGGGCTTTGGCCGTACCGGCACCTTATTTGCGTATCAACATTTCGGCATTGAACCTGACATCATGACCTTAGGCAAAGGAATTGGTGGGGGCGTTCCCTTGGCGGCACTGCTGTGCACCGATGAGGTTGCCTGTTTTGTTCCAGGCGATCAAGGTGGAACTTATAACGGTAATGCCTTAATGACTGCGGTTGGTATTAGCGTAATCGATCAGCTATTGGCTCCCGGCTTTTTGCAATCGGTCATCACCAAAGGCGAATTACTCCAATCAGAATTACTCAAACTCTCCTCTGAATTTGGTCTAAAGGGTGAGCGCGGTAAAGGTCTACTGCGTGCCTTAATGCTGGGCAAGGATATCGGTGGAAAGTTAGTTGATTTAGCTAGAGATCTTGAACCCGAGGGCTTGTTGATTAATTCCCCGCGCCCTGATCTGTTGCGATTTATGCCTGCCCTCACCGTTTCAAACGATGAAATTCGGCAAATGTGCGCCATCTTAAGAATGCTTCTTAAAAAAGTGGTTTAA
- a CDS encoding ABC transporter ATP-binding protein yields the protein MGSHSEHLLAVRDLKLAYGGIGAVKGINFYVDRGELVTLIGANGAGKTSTLKVISGLLKPSAGSIHFDGDSIGGRPAYELAQLGVGLVPEGRGVFARMTILENLQMGAYIRQGNQDLTIANDLESVLSLFPRLRERKDQLAGTLSGGEQQMLAIARAMMAKPKLLLLDEPSMGLAPLMVEAIFSVIQNLSKEGMTILLVEQNARLALSMANRAYVMESGEITIQGPAQELLHDERVRKAYLGEELQQ from the coding sequence ATGGGCTCTCACAGTGAGCACTTGTTAGCGGTGCGTGATCTTAAGCTGGCGTATGGCGGCATTGGTGCTGTTAAAGGAATTAATTTTTACGTCGATCGAGGCGAGCTGGTGACCTTGATTGGTGCCAATGGAGCTGGAAAAACCTCGACCCTGAAAGTAATCTCAGGATTGTTAAAGCCGAGTGCCGGCTCCATTCATTTCGATGGAGATTCTATTGGCGGTCGACCTGCTTATGAGTTGGCTCAGCTTGGAGTGGGCTTAGTACCAGAAGGACGCGGTGTTTTTGCTCGCATGACAATTCTGGAGAACTTGCAAATGGGCGCCTATATACGTCAGGGCAATCAAGACCTTACCATTGCTAATGATCTTGAGTCTGTTTTAAGTCTTTTTCCTCGTTTGCGAGAGCGCAAGGATCAGTTAGCCGGAACCCTATCAGGCGGTGAGCAACAGATGTTGGCGATTGCGCGTGCCATGATGGCTAAACCGAAATTGCTATTACTGGATGAGCCCTCAATGGGTCTGGCGCCCTTAATGGTTGAGGCAATCTTTAGCGTGATCCAGAATCTTTCTAAAGAGGGCATGACCATTTTGCTAGTTGAGCAAAACGCACGTCTAGCCTTATCAATGGCCAATCGAGCCTACGTGATGGAAAGTGGTGAGATCACCATACAAGGCCCCGCCCAAGAGTTACTTCATGATGAGCGGGTGCGTAAAGCTTATTTGGGCGAAGAATTACAACAGTAA